From a single Gimesia fumaroli genomic region:
- a CDS encoding SDR family NAD(P)-dependent oxidoreductase, whose protein sequence is MKPTDEPTIQQLFDLTGKTVLISGASGYLGGAMARGLAEAGARLVVSSRDQSRAEQTASEMPDPHQVNHLGVALDHMQEASIDEGFETAVKAAGQIDVLINNGNDPVGEDWRSVTADAFSRHLQNATGYFLLARKLRDHVVEREAAGCVIMIGSMYGVVGSYPDAYEGICNASPVAYHTMKGGLIHQTRHLAVYWAKDNVRVNCLSPGPFPSEAAPEGLAARLSEHSPMGRMGKPTELKGAAVFLASDASSYITGQNLLVDGGWTAW, encoded by the coding sequence ATGAAACCGACAGACGAACCAACGATCCAGCAGCTATTTGATCTTACCGGAAAAACTGTGCTCATTTCCGGGGCCAGTGGTTATCTGGGGGGCGCGATGGCGCGCGGATTGGCGGAAGCGGGAGCACGGCTGGTGGTTAGCAGTCGCGATCAAAGTCGTGCAGAACAAACGGCCAGCGAAATGCCTGACCCGCATCAGGTAAATCATCTTGGAGTCGCACTGGATCATATGCAGGAGGCATCCATTGACGAAGGATTTGAAACAGCAGTCAAAGCGGCGGGACAGATTGATGTGCTGATCAACAACGGAAATGATCCGGTGGGCGAGGACTGGCGGAGTGTGACAGCAGACGCGTTTTCCCGTCATCTGCAGAATGCTACTGGATACTTTCTGCTGGCGCGGAAACTGCGGGATCATGTGGTCGAACGTGAGGCCGCCGGTTGTGTGATTATGATCGGTTCGATGTATGGGGTGGTGGGCTCTTATCCCGATGCTTATGAAGGGATCTGCAATGCGAGCCCGGTGGCTTATCACACGATGAAGGGGGGGCTGATTCATCAGACGCGGCATCTGGCCGTCTATTGGGCGAAAGATAATGTGCGTGTGAACTGTCTGAGTCCCGGGCCGTTTCCTTCCGAGGCGGCTCCTGAGGGATTAGCCGCGCGATTGAGCGAACATAGCCCGATGGGTCGGATGGGGAAGCCGACCGAATTGAAAGGGGCCGCGGTATTTCTGGCCAGCGATGCCAGCAGTTATATCACCGGTCAGAATCTTCTGGTGGATGGTGGCTGGACTGCCTGGTAG
- a CDS encoding DUF1559 domain-containing protein codes for MKQQAIKRGFTLIELLVVIAIIAILIALLLPAVQQAREAARRSTCKNNLKQMGLALHNYHSTFGTFPASRIGPYESTCTTCGLDSRFSTYIPLLPYIDQAPLYQQITGNLGSTSYVWNTGFTAYKTKLPIINCPSDVSTDDITALGQHNYLFSVGDQYSNLETNSSGSLRGVFGFRTNVRMRDIIDGTSNTAMVSECVRPPGSGGGAPANLFGANSTSNSTNPSACRASFVNGAYTTGLLDRNRSQGTRWTDGRAGYINFNTILPPNSPVCNGQTTSGILPPSSRHVGGVHLLMGDGAVRFISENIDAGDISASQVSAGNSPYGVWGALGSKNGGEPVSEF; via the coding sequence ATGAAACAACAAGCAATCAAACGGGGCTTTACGCTCATCGAATTACTCGTCGTAATCGCCATCATCGCTATTCTAATCGCGCTCTTGCTTCCCGCCGTACAACAGGCACGCGAGGCAGCCCGACGCAGCACCTGTAAAAACAACCTGAAACAAATGGGACTGGCACTCCATAATTACCATTCAACCTTCGGAACATTCCCCGCCAGTCGCATCGGACCTTACGAAAGTACCTGCACGACCTGCGGACTTGATTCGCGATTCAGCACCTACATTCCCCTGCTGCCCTACATCGATCAGGCACCGCTTTACCAACAGATTACCGGCAATCTGGGATCGACGTCTTATGTCTGGAATACCGGATTCACCGCCTATAAAACGAAACTCCCTATTATCAATTGTCCCTCTGATGTCAGCACCGATGATATCACCGCACTCGGACAGCACAACTATCTGTTCTCGGTTGGAGATCAATATAGCAATCTCGAAACCAATTCATCCGGAAGCCTGCGCGGCGTATTCGGTTTCCGTACTAACGTCCGAATGCGAGATATTATCGATGGTACCAGTAACACCGCGATGGTTTCAGAATGCGTTCGTCCCCCCGGATCAGGAGGGGGTGCTCCCGCAAACCTCTTTGGTGCCAACTCGACCAGCAACTCAACAAATCCCTCGGCCTGTCGCGCCAGCTTTGTCAATGGTGCCTACACAACAGGGCTCCTGGACAGAAACCGCTCTCAAGGAACACGGTGGACCGATGGCCGGGCCGGGTATATCAACTTCAATACGATTCTCCCACCGAATTCGCCTGTCTGTAACGGACAAACCACATCCGGGATTCTCCCGCCATCCAGCCGCCATGTCGGCGGTGTGCATCTCTTAATGGGCGATGGCGCGGTCCGTTTTATCAGCGAAAATATTGACGCAGGCGACATCAGTGCCTCTCAAGTCTCTGCGGGCAACAGCCCCTATGGCGTCTGGGGTGCACTGGGTTCCAAAAACGGAGGAGAGCCGGTAAGCGAATTCTAA
- a CDS encoding M14 family zinc carboxypeptidase translates to MMPTLTQENATQSKYHRILLLLILSVCAVSPPALHAEEQKTLQQKLAALPQPWQNKLHRLTLKEYTETLKYWEETYPDWVQVDRIGVTLEGIPIPMLKITDQKVDDQQKQICLMTALHGGPERSGTTAVLHFIEWLTSNDPAAKETRENQLLLIIPIINPYAYFETDRFGNSQKIDPYTGGGTNNWDLKTLQFKHPEKSPEVMAVLSVMDQFQPDVHVDVHGTGLQEYAPDQLGSRERYRGQTMFEVTGSAYSNVSLRPWDWRITEAINEAGTDAGYGYDRFEADAQRLYWGQALTALSKKLWLGRPNFYTAHYGYARYHTMVMALEVGWEQSGVARLKALMNIGNKKWKGEYFPGYPVNRLQGYIGHFVSAWGTTAKARRQSRVELWQKQPYFSQALLYPQTAGRETYFIATSAKSAALLSADTSEFLENIQPIPSVDQSALKAIFEAGPEMKIALSKGSSSTKEETPLENGISFQLRIPYRNPDLVDIRLNGHLLEKSATDGFLAWYGDGFTHVQVNIPPEISKVNDLYIITCLYNPQEQRSYGWKPPQVVRERIKQNTD, encoded by the coding sequence ATGATGCCCACACTCACGCAGGAAAATGCAACGCAAAGTAAATATCATAGAATCCTCTTGCTGTTGATTCTCTCCGTTTGCGCAGTGTCTCCCCCCGCTTTACACGCAGAAGAACAGAAAACGCTCCAACAAAAACTGGCCGCCCTGCCTCAACCCTGGCAGAATAAATTGCATCGGCTGACTCTCAAAGAGTACACGGAAACTTTGAAATACTGGGAAGAAACGTATCCCGACTGGGTCCAGGTCGACCGCATCGGCGTGACCCTCGAAGGCATCCCCATTCCGATGCTGAAAATCACTGATCAAAAAGTCGACGACCAGCAGAAACAGATCTGCCTGATGACGGCCCTGCATGGCGGCCCCGAACGCAGCGGCACAACCGCGGTCCTGCACTTTATCGAATGGCTCACGAGCAATGATCCGGCAGCAAAGGAAACAAGAGAAAACCAATTGCTGTTGATCATTCCCATCATCAACCCCTATGCCTATTTTGAAACCGATCGTTTCGGCAACTCACAAAAGATCGACCCCTATACCGGCGGAGGCACCAATAACTGGGATCTGAAAACACTGCAGTTCAAACACCCCGAAAAATCTCCCGAAGTGATGGCGGTCCTCTCCGTGATGGATCAATTCCAGCCAGACGTGCACGTGGACGTACATGGTACCGGGCTCCAGGAATATGCGCCCGATCAACTCGGCTCCCGCGAACGCTATCGCGGCCAGACCATGTTTGAAGTGACAGGCTCGGCTTACTCAAACGTCTCGCTGCGTCCCTGGGACTGGCGGATCACTGAAGCCATCAACGAGGCAGGCACCGACGCCGGCTACGGCTACGATCGCTTTGAAGCAGACGCCCAACGACTCTACTGGGGACAGGCACTGACGGCGCTCTCCAAAAAACTCTGGCTGGGACGCCCCAATTTTTACACCGCCCATTATGGATACGCCCGCTACCACACAATGGTTATGGCGTTGGAAGTCGGCTGGGAACAAAGTGGCGTCGCGCGGCTCAAAGCACTCATGAATATCGGAAACAAGAAATGGAAGGGGGAATACTTTCCCGGTTACCCCGTCAATCGGCTCCAGGGTTACATTGGCCATTTCGTCAGTGCCTGGGGAACCACAGCCAAAGCCCGTCGACAAAGCCGCGTCGAACTCTGGCAGAAACAACCTTATTTTTCGCAAGCACTCCTCTACCCGCAAACCGCCGGCAGGGAGACTTACTTCATCGCAACCTCCGCGAAAAGCGCCGCACTGTTATCAGCAGACACTTCGGAATTTCTCGAAAACATCCAGCCAATTCCCTCAGTCGATCAGAGTGCGCTCAAAGCCATTTTTGAAGCCGGACCGGAAATGAAAATCGCCCTCAGTAAAGGTTCGTCTTCTACGAAAGAAGAAACGCCCCTTGAAAACGGCATCTCGTTTCAACTGCGGATCCCGTATCGCAACCCTGATCTGGTCGACATTCGTCTGAATGGCCACCTGTTGGAAAAAAGTGCGACCGATGGTTTTCTCGCCTGGTATGGAGACGGCTTCACTCACGTGCAAGTCAATATTCCTCCCGAAATATCGAAAGTCAACGACCTCTACATCATCACCTGCCTTTATAACCCCCAAGAACAAAG
- a CDS encoding Gfo/Idh/MocA family protein, with the protein MTDQRRLLVVGVGSIGERHLRCFQATDRVDVSICELNDDLREKIAAQYGVERQYADLDVALADSHDCAVIATPAHLHIDVSTRAVEAGLDLLIEKPLSTNFKGISELQILLQEKQKKAAIAYVYRAHPALAAMKAALESGKYGKPVQLVVVSGQNFPTYRPAYRDIYYKSRATGGGAVQDALTHSMNAGEYLVGPVNALVADCSHQVLEGVDVEDTVHVITRQGGVLGSFSLNQHQPANESSMTVICERGMLRFEYQKSWYRWITEPDSEWQVGYQETLERDTLFQRQASAFLDYLDGFCPPLCTLEEGAQTLAVNLSILDSVEKRAWIEPAHYISN; encoded by the coding sequence ATGACGGACCAAAGGCGATTACTGGTAGTGGGCGTGGGTTCCATTGGGGAGCGGCATTTGCGTTGTTTTCAGGCGACGGATCGCGTGGATGTTTCGATCTGCGAATTGAATGATGATTTACGCGAAAAGATTGCCGCTCAATATGGAGTGGAACGACAGTACGCCGATCTCGATGTGGCTTTGGCTGATTCGCATGATTGTGCCGTAATCGCGACGCCCGCGCATTTGCATATTGATGTTTCTACACGTGCGGTGGAAGCAGGGCTGGATCTATTGATTGAAAAACCGTTGAGCACGAATTTCAAAGGCATCAGCGAACTACAGATTTTGCTTCAGGAAAAGCAGAAGAAGGCGGCGATCGCTTATGTGTATCGAGCGCATCCGGCACTGGCTGCGATGAAGGCCGCACTGGAGTCGGGTAAGTATGGTAAGCCGGTTCAGCTGGTGGTTGTTTCGGGACAGAATTTTCCCACGTACCGACCCGCTTATCGCGACATTTATTACAAATCGCGCGCGACCGGAGGGGGCGCCGTTCAAGATGCGCTCACCCATTCGATGAATGCGGGCGAGTATCTGGTCGGTCCCGTCAATGCGCTGGTGGCTGATTGTTCGCATCAGGTGCTGGAAGGTGTGGATGTGGAAGATACCGTGCACGTTATTACCAGGCAGGGGGGCGTGTTGGGGAGTTTCAGTTTGAATCAGCATCAGCCGGCGAATGAGTCGAGTATGACAGTCATTTGTGAGCGGGGAATGTTGCGGTTTGAATACCAGAAAAGCTGGTATCGCTGGATCACCGAACCCGATTCCGAATGGCAAGTGGGCTATCAGGAAACGCTTGAGCGGGACACGCTTTTTCAAAGGCAAGCGAGTGCGTTTCTGGATTATCTGGACGGCTTCTGTCCGCCACTCTGCACGCTGGAAGAGGGAGCACAGACGCTGGCAGTAAATCTGTCGATTCTGGATTCCGTGGAAAAGCGAGCCTGGATCGAGCCGGCACATTATATTTCTAACTGA
- a CDS encoding glycoside hydrolase family protein has translation MKQLMLVLLALLGILEAPVLQAGETKPLEIGDQRELFVDNYLIDRMKGTRLRLHHPVDEGIVLKFDKPWEGLFCGYCTVIKDGDLYRAYYRGRPSAGKDGDVGEVYCYAESKDGVNWTKPEFSMFEKAGFKKNNIILADAAPMTHNFSPFLDTRPGVPQAERYKALGGTMGSGLVAFTSPDGIHWKQHPAGAVIPKKMVPFPYMFDSQNVAFWSPVEKKYISYFRVFKDKIRRIARTESDDFIHWSPPVLMEYTSRGEKAPIEHLYTNQTHPYFRAPHIYLAVAARFMPRRQVLTDAQAKEIGVHPRYFKDTSDAILMTTRGDNTYQRTFLSGFITGGIGAQNWVSRTNYPALNVVQTGPAEMSVYVNQDYAQPTAHLRRYSMRLDGFASVRADYAGGELITKPLVFDGSELSINFSTSAAGGIKVEIQDENGKPIPGFTLADSREQIGNEVDRIVTWKGGKDLKSLSGKPVRLQFVMKDADLYSLQFTK, from the coding sequence ATGAAACAACTGATGCTGGTCCTACTTGCGTTACTGGGAATTCTCGAAGCGCCCGTGCTGCAGGCGGGGGAAACGAAGCCACTTGAGATTGGCGATCAGCGGGAATTATTCGTCGACAATTATCTGATTGATCGTATGAAGGGAACCAGGCTACGATTGCATCATCCCGTCGATGAAGGCATCGTTTTGAAATTCGACAAACCCTGGGAAGGGTTGTTCTGCGGCTATTGTACGGTCATCAAAGACGGTGATCTGTACCGAGCCTATTATCGCGGCCGACCAAGTGCCGGTAAGGATGGCGATGTCGGCGAAGTCTACTGTTACGCGGAATCGAAAGACGGCGTGAACTGGACCAAGCCCGAATTTTCGATGTTTGAAAAGGCGGGGTTCAAGAAGAATAATATTATCCTGGCTGATGCAGCGCCGATGACGCATAACTTTTCGCCGTTTCTGGATACGCGGCCCGGTGTTCCCCAGGCAGAACGCTATAAGGCATTGGGTGGCACGATGGGAAGTGGCCTGGTTGCGTTTACGTCACCCGATGGGATTCACTGGAAACAGCATCCCGCCGGCGCGGTCATCCCCAAGAAGATGGTGCCGTTTCCATACATGTTCGATTCGCAGAATGTGGCGTTCTGGTCTCCGGTCGAGAAAAAGTACATCAGCTATTTTCGAGTCTTTAAAGATAAGATCCGGCGTATTGCACGGACGGAGAGTGATGATTTCATTCACTGGTCTCCCCCTGTGTTGATGGAATACACATCACGAGGAGAGAAAGCACCGATCGAGCATCTATATACCAATCAGACGCACCCTTATTTTCGCGCTCCTCACATCTATCTGGCAGTCGCAGCGCGGTTCATGCCGAGGCGTCAGGTGTTGACGGATGCACAAGCGAAAGAAATCGGCGTGCATCCGCGGTATTTTAAAGATACCTCCGATGCAATTCTGATGACGACGCGTGGCGATAATACATACCAGCGAACCTTTTTGAGCGGATTTATCACAGGGGGCATTGGCGCACAAAACTGGGTTTCCCGGACCAATTATCCTGCTTTGAATGTGGTGCAGACCGGTCCGGCGGAAATGTCGGTGTATGTGAATCAGGATTATGCTCAGCCAACGGCCCATTTACGCCGCTACTCGATGCGTCTGGATGGTTTTGCATCGGTGCGAGCCGATTATGCCGGCGGTGAACTGATTACCAAGCCACTCGTTTTTGACGGTTCTGAATTGTCGATTAACTTTTCTACTTCGGCGGCGGGCGGCATCAAAGTAGAAATTCAGGATGAAAATGGTAAGCCGATTCCCGGATTTACCCTCGCTGATTCCCGCGAACAAATTGGCAACGAAGTGGATCGGATTGTGACGTGGAAGGGGGGCAAAGATTTGAAGTCTCTGAGCGGCAAACCGGTTCGTCTCCAATTTGTCATGAAAGACGCCGACCTGTATTCGTTGCAGTTCACGAAATAA
- a CDS encoding Na/Pi cotransporter family protein — protein MDSGILNSIGGLGLFLLGMVILTTGLKELAGDTIRRMIARFTTSLPSGIATGAVVTAILQSSSATTVTAVGFAGAGLLTLSQSLGIVFGANLGTTITGWIVVLFGFEFKLGLLAYPLVLLGVMLNLFARKRIAAAGLAVAGFGLIFIGIDSLQGGMSGLANGVTPESFPQDSWTGRLLLIFIGIGITLVTQSSSAGMAMALTAVHTGTISLAQGAAMVIGFDVGTTFTALMASLGGSVAARRTGLAHVFYNLVAAVAAYFLFPVYIWVWNHYLNQGDVLSQEIGLVAFHTLFNCVGLLLIVPFIGPFSRMITRVVPEAVNDQTERLEESLIQNPNVAIEASRSTLIDVFQRVLAVFHRLFTSEYDPVKIQVELKQYHATLETTSDYLRRINISESDAETLRCYQEVVLALDHIQRLMRRYNDLERLEVTRKVEQLSQIADKLATLITQTDAALQDYSVVVDEQPLEHFWLELDQNQKSSRRQFTEVATKTGADFDMLLGQLDAYRWLSRISFHLWRGVHHLQKARIVTSVINPEQAKELQPDDSIEPSM, from the coding sequence ATGGATTCTGGGATACTCAATTCGATTGGCGGTCTGGGCCTGTTCCTGCTGGGCATGGTCATATTGACGACGGGCCTGAAGGAACTGGCCGGCGATACCATTCGACGCATGATCGCGCGATTTACGACGAGCCTGCCTTCGGGAATTGCAACCGGTGCAGTGGTCACGGCGATTCTGCAGTCATCGAGTGCAACGACAGTGACTGCCGTCGGATTTGCCGGCGCGGGTTTGTTGACGCTATCTCAATCACTGGGAATTGTTTTCGGCGCGAATCTGGGAACGACGATCACCGGTTGGATCGTCGTACTCTTCGGCTTTGAATTCAAACTGGGGTTACTTGCGTATCCCCTGGTTCTGCTTGGGGTCATGTTGAATTTATTCGCCCGCAAGCGAATCGCAGCCGCTGGTTTGGCGGTGGCAGGTTTCGGTCTGATTTTTATCGGCATCGATAGCTTGCAGGGGGGAATGTCAGGGCTTGCCAATGGTGTGACTCCCGAATCCTTTCCGCAGGATAGCTGGACGGGGCGCCTGCTGCTGATTTTTATAGGTATTGGGATTACGCTGGTGACACAGTCTTCCAGTGCTGGGATGGCCATGGCACTGACCGCCGTGCATACGGGGACGATTTCACTTGCGCAGGGGGCGGCGATGGTGATTGGCTTTGACGTGGGAACGACCTTTACCGCATTGATGGCATCTCTCGGAGGGTCTGTAGCAGCACGGCGAACCGGGTTGGCGCATGTGTTTTATAATCTGGTGGCCGCAGTCGCTGCTTACTTCCTGTTTCCTGTTTATATCTGGGTCTGGAATCACTATCTGAATCAGGGGGACGTTTTGTCCCAGGAAATCGGATTGGTTGCCTTTCATACTTTGTTTAACTGTGTGGGGTTGCTGCTGATTGTTCCATTTATCGGCCCGTTTTCCCGGATGATCACTCGCGTTGTTCCGGAAGCCGTTAATGATCAGACGGAGCGACTGGAAGAGTCATTGATCCAAAATCCCAACGTAGCCATCGAAGCATCTCGCTCGACGCTGATTGACGTGTTTCAGCGGGTTTTGGCAGTATTTCATCGTTTGTTTACGTCCGAGTATGATCCCGTTAAGATTCAGGTCGAACTGAAACAATATCATGCAACGTTGGAGACCACGTCTGATTATTTGAGACGGATTAATATCTCGGAATCTGATGCGGAGACATTGCGCTGTTATCAGGAAGTGGTGTTGGCGCTCGATCATATTCAGCGTTTGATGAGACGCTATAATGATCTGGAGCGTCTGGAAGTGACCCGTAAAGTAGAGCAGCTCAGTCAGATTGCCGATAAACTGGCAACTTTAATTACTCAGACAGATGCTGCTTTGCAGGATTATTCTGTGGTAGTGGATGAACAGCCTTTGGAGCACTTCTGGCTGGAGCTGGATCAGAATCAGAAATCAAGCCGGAGGCAGTTTACCGAAGTCGCGACCAAAACCGGTGCCGATTTTGATATGCTGTTGGGGCAGTTGGACGCGTATCGCTGGCTGAGTCGCATCAGCTTTCATCTTTGGCGCGGCGTGCATCATTTACAGAAGGCGCGAATCGTTACGAGCGTTATCAATCCAGAACAGGCTAAAGAACTTCAGCCGGATGATTCTATCGAGCCATCTATGTGA
- a CDS encoding carboxypeptidase regulatory-like domain-containing protein, which translates to MRYLLILFLMTITSTACSGPSEDKWTKQRPQTFPASGTVTFKGAPLEGATVIFRSNSGEPQAAVGRTDQEGKFQLRTFEDGDGAIAGEHSVAITCVKTEGPPEGANLDEANVVIKETSLIPQQYGDPKKSGLTATVVPDQENQFTFELKEKK; encoded by the coding sequence ATGCGCTATTTATTAATTCTTTTTTTGATGACCATTACAAGTACGGCCTGCTCCGGTCCTTCCGAGGACAAATGGACGAAACAACGGCCACAAACATTTCCCGCCAGTGGCACGGTGACTTTTAAGGGAGCACCGCTGGAAGGAGCCACCGTCATCTTTCGCTCGAACAGCGGCGAACCTCAAGCTGCTGTCGGACGAACGGATCAGGAAGGAAAATTCCAGCTCCGCACGTTTGAAGACGGCGATGGTGCGATTGCCGGCGAACATAGCGTTGCCATTACCTGCGTCAAAACAGAAGGACCACCGGAAGGTGCCAACCTCGATGAAGCGAATGTGGTCATTAAAGAGACGTCTCTGATTCCCCAACAGTACGGTGATCCGAAAAAATCCGGACTGACTGCCACGGTGGTCCCCGATCAGGAGAATCAATTCACTTTTGAGCTGAAAGAGAAAAAGTAA
- a CDS encoding GntR family transcriptional regulator translates to MSLLAQSGKQRPKYMLLVDQLIQKVTAGEIRPGEALPSEHQLCDTYQLARTTVRNAMQLLEEQGWITRIHGKGSFVSTNPPLPVSKPLDIFAFVLPETRTGYYPSLQRSFEQAAALTQNQVLVCCTENKVDMQGNTILQLIDKHVSGVALVPATVPATPAYQVRQLQQHGIPVVFCHRQVEGVQAPLLSIPFRDVGLLAGQTLLKQGHRSVAMFSPHRATASIEYEAGLREALESHDSLCPEPFIFHGPSAQLHPIDYEQELLATLEAMFQRPEPPTAIFATFDSLAELIYLLLGKLGKRVPEDVSLLGFGGTVRHGAIQSRLSSITVDEIAIGQKAAELLTLMKQGTLPIDTAEVFPMPINVSIGETLASPPQQQRK, encoded by the coding sequence ATGTCATTACTCGCACAATCCGGCAAACAGCGTCCTAAATACATGCTGCTCGTCGATCAATTGATTCAGAAAGTGACGGCGGGAGAAATCCGCCCGGGAGAAGCACTCCCTTCGGAACATCAACTCTGCGATACTTATCAACTAGCGAGAACCACAGTCCGTAACGCGATGCAGCTCCTGGAAGAACAGGGTTGGATCACGCGCATTCACGGCAAAGGCTCGTTTGTCAGCACTAATCCTCCGCTACCAGTCTCCAAACCACTCGACATATTTGCCTTCGTCCTTCCCGAAACACGCACGGGATATTACCCCTCTTTGCAACGAAGTTTCGAACAGGCGGCCGCGCTCACACAAAATCAGGTTCTTGTCTGCTGCACGGAAAACAAAGTCGACATGCAGGGCAATACCATCCTGCAACTAATTGACAAACACGTGTCCGGCGTGGCCCTCGTCCCGGCTACCGTTCCCGCAACGCCCGCTTATCAAGTTCGTCAACTGCAGCAGCACGGCATCCCTGTTGTCTTCTGTCACCGACAGGTCGAAGGTGTTCAGGCACCACTGCTCTCGATTCCTTTTCGCGATGTCGGCCTGCTGGCCGGTCAGACGCTGCTCAAACAGGGGCATCGTTCGGTCGCAATGTTCTCTCCCCATCGGGCGACCGCATCGATCGAGTACGAGGCTGGCTTGCGCGAGGCTCTGGAATCTCATGATTCGCTCTGCCCGGAACCGTTTATTTTTCATGGCCCCAGCGCGCAACTGCATCCCATTGATTACGAACAGGAACTGCTGGCGACGCTAGAAGCGATGTTCCAGCGACCTGAACCGCCGACCGCGATCTTTGCCACCTTTGATTCTCTGGCCGAGCTGATTTATCTCCTCTTGGGAAAGCTGGGCAAGCGCGTTCCCGAAGATGTCTCCCTGCTCGGATTCGGCGGCACCGTCCGCCACGGTGCGATTCAAAGCCGGCTCTCCTCGATTACCGTCGACGAAATCGCCATCGGACAGAAAGCAGCCGAACTGCTGACGTTGATGAAACAGGGAACACTTCCCATCGACACCGCAGAAGTCTTTCCGATGCCCATTAATGTCAGCATAGGAGAAACACTGGCGTCTCCCCCGCAACAACAGCGCAAGTAA